The following coding sequences are from one Granulicella sp. L56 window:
- a CDS encoding glycoside hydrolase family 32 protein, giving the protein MLSSPLMVAQGRQLHATQRYLNIPIGRQTKLRIFTINESDGIKRTVPLQLAEDTVDYWIYLDIGEFKGKTITISGPATKPALNRIYQAANIRDNATMYREANRPQFHFTVKRGWSNDVNGPIFYNGQYHLFWQAFPFGVRWDTGFMYWGHATSRDLIHWTELSPALRLDRLGSPWSGSSLIDHHNDAGFGKDALVLVYTAYDRETKKQVQCLAYSTDNGVTFTRFKGNPILDTNAEVGSKDTRDPHVFWYAPTQHWVMVLFEKDGLSIFNSSDLKHWTRKSHLKGLSECPDLFELPVDGDAHHTKWVIHGGSSAYFIGSFDGMTFTPESAELHYAEGKNAKGQDLLYAAQSFAEMPDGRRIQMAWGRIWEQDMPFTKMMLFPTEFRLVTTTDGLRMVARPIREINLLHTKRHTWSALTSSYIDAKLQSIAPGPLDIKMDVTVPPDGALTLRYQGTDLITLQSPDFPQGHGSVQLLIDKAVAEIFVDDGRRYIVRELPASDSRTGFGCQLEAGTTLNSLDIYELKSMWRGGASSAPHQARTAKSSGRSRANSMH; this is encoded by the coding sequence ATGCTTTCCTCTCCGCTCATGGTCGCGCAGGGAAGACAATTGCACGCGACCCAGCGTTATTTGAATATCCCAATCGGCCGCCAGACCAAGCTCCGCATCTTCACGATCAACGAAAGCGACGGGATCAAGCGTACTGTTCCTCTGCAGCTTGCAGAGGACACCGTCGACTATTGGATCTATCTCGACATCGGTGAGTTCAAAGGCAAGACCATCACTATCTCCGGCCCGGCAACCAAGCCCGCGCTGAACCGCATCTACCAGGCCGCCAACATCCGCGATAACGCCACCATGTACAGAGAGGCCAATCGCCCGCAGTTTCATTTCACTGTAAAGCGCGGCTGGAGCAATGACGTGAACGGGCCGATCTTTTATAACGGCCAATACCATCTTTTCTGGCAGGCATTTCCCTTTGGCGTCCGTTGGGACACGGGCTTCATGTATTGGGGGCACGCAACCAGCAGAGACCTTATCCACTGGACCGAGCTCTCGCCAGCGCTCAGGCTCGACCGCCTGGGCTCGCCCTGGTCCGGCTCCTCCCTCATCGACCATCACAACGACGCGGGCTTTGGTAAAGATGCGCTCGTGCTGGTTTACACCGCCTATGATCGTGAAACAAAAAAACAGGTACAGTGCCTCGCTTACAGCACTGACAACGGTGTTACCTTCACCCGTTTCAAAGGCAATCCCATCCTCGACACCAACGCGGAAGTGGGCAGCAAGGACACCCGCGACCCGCACGTCTTCTGGTACGCTCCCACCCAGCACTGGGTGATGGTCCTCTTTGAAAAGGACGGCTTATCCATCTTCAATTCCAGCGATCTAAAACACTGGACCCGCAAGAGCCACCTCAAGGGTCTTAGCGAGTGCCCCGACCTTTTCGAGCTGCCCGTCGATGGAGACGCTCACCACACGAAGTGGGTCATCCACGGGGGCTCCTCGGCGTACTTCATCGGCAGCTTTGATGGCATGACCTTCACGCCCGAAAGCGCCGAGCTCCACTATGCTGAGGGCAAAAATGCGAAAGGCCAAGATCTCCTCTATGCTGCCCAATCCTTCGCCGAGATGCCGGATGGTCGCCGAATCCAGATGGCTTGGGGGCGTATATGGGAGCAGGACATGCCGTTCACCAAGATGATGCTCTTTCCCACCGAGTTCCGACTCGTCACCACCACGGACGGACTCCGCATGGTCGCTCGTCCTATCCGCGAGATCAATCTGCTGCACACAAAACGACACACATGGAGCGCACTCACCTCCTCCTACATCGACGCGAAGCTTCAAAGCATCGCTCCCGGCCCGCTCGACATCAAAATGGACGTTACGGTTCCGCCTGACGGTGCGCTGACCCTCCGATACCAGGGTACGGACTTGATTACCCTCCAGTCTCCAGACTTCCCGCAAGGGCACGGCTCCGTCCAGCTCTTGATTGATAAGGCAGTGGCAGAGATTTTTGTGGACGACGGGCGCCGTTACATCGTCCGCGAGCTCCCCGCCTCTGATAGTCGCACGGGCTTCGGCTGCCAGCTCGAAGCTGGCACCACTCTCAACTCTCTCGACATTTACGAGCTGAAATCCATGTGGAGAGGCGGCGCATCATCCGCACCACATCAGGCCCGCACAGCAAAGTCGTCGGGCCGTTCCCGTGCCAACTCCATGCACTAA
- a CDS encoding acetylxylan esterase produces MNFKITALFSLLLMPISFLGQQHASSTYVPVVHLTAEQDHQRIMDLLGMRTIRHGREGNPASPFAANYDESKANPYPQLPDPLVLANGKRVTNAKTWWTKRRPQIVELFDREIYGRVPSNTPRVTWTVTSTDRATVGDAGVITKSLTGHVDNSSYPLIDVDIKLELTIPANAKDPIPIIMELTSTIPAKPARGPLAVTVAPTWQQQVLAKGWGYAILSTASIQADNGAGLTEGIIGLCNKGQPRKLDDWGALRAWAWGASRALDHFETDKSVNAKQVGIEGHSRWGKGALVTMAYDQRFATGYISSSGEGGAKLNRRNWGEVVENVAATNEYHWMAGNFLKYAGPLQWSDLPIDSHELIALSAPRPLFIGGGATNGDGWADSKGMFMAAVAASPVYHLLGKRGLDTTVFPPIETPLIDGDLAFRQHAGGHTPAPNWPTFITFASRYLTVTTPN; encoded by the coding sequence ATGAACTTCAAGATCACCGCCCTCTTCTCTCTCCTCTTAATGCCGATCTCTTTCCTCGGCCAGCAGCACGCATCATCAACTTATGTGCCCGTCGTCCACCTCACCGCCGAACAGGATCATCAGCGCATCATGGATCTGCTCGGCATGAGAACGATTCGCCACGGCCGCGAGGGCAACCCTGCTTCTCCCTTCGCCGCCAACTACGACGAGTCCAAAGCCAATCCCTATCCTCAACTTCCCGATCCGCTTGTGCTCGCTAACGGCAAGCGAGTCACCAACGCTAAAACGTGGTGGACCAAACGCCGTCCGCAGATCGTCGAACTCTTCGACCGCGAAATTTACGGTCGCGTACCGTCCAACACACCTCGCGTCACCTGGACCGTCACCTCCACCGATCGCGCTACTGTAGGTGACGCTGGCGTCATTACTAAGAGCCTCACGGGTCACGTCGATAACTCCTCCTACCCACTCATCGACGTGGACATCAAGCTCGAACTCACTATCCCGGCCAATGCAAAAGATCCCATCCCCATCATCATGGAACTTACTTCCACGATCCCCGCTAAACCGGCCCGTGGCCCATTAGCTGTCACCGTCGCACCTACCTGGCAACAGCAGGTGCTCGCGAAGGGCTGGGGTTACGCCATTCTGAGCACGGCCAGCATTCAGGCCGACAACGGCGCCGGCCTCACTGAAGGCATCATCGGCCTCTGCAACAAAGGGCAGCCTCGTAAGCTGGATGACTGGGGAGCTCTCCGCGCGTGGGCCTGGGGTGCAAGCCGCGCTCTTGATCATTTCGAGACCGACAAGTCTGTCAACGCCAAACAAGTCGGCATCGAAGGCCACTCCCGCTGGGGCAAGGGCGCTCTCGTCACCATGGCCTACGATCAACGATTCGCCACCGGCTACATCAGCTCCTCCGGTGAAGGCGGAGCCAAACTCAATCGCCGCAACTGGGGCGAGGTCGTCGAAAACGTCGCCGCCACCAACGAGTATCACTGGATGGCTGGCAACTTCCTCAAGTACGCTGGCCCTCTCCAGTGGAGCGATCTTCCGATTGACTCTCACGAACTCATCGCCCTTTCCGCTCCACGTCCCCTCTTCATCGGCGGCGGAGCCACCAATGGCGATGGCTGGGCCGACTCCAAAGGGATGTTCATGGCTGCCGTCGCTGCCAGCCCCGTTTATCATCTCCTCGGCAAACGTGGCCTCGACACAACCGTATTTCCGCCCATCGAAACACCGCTCATCGATGGCGATCTTGCCTTCCGCCAACATGCCGGCGGCCATACGCCCGCTCCCAACTGGCCAACGTTCATCACCTTCGCCAGCCGCTATCTGACTGTCACCACGCCTAACTAG
- a CDS encoding malectin domain-containing carbohydrate-binding protein, which produces MAPSAHYRVRLYFREPWFGKENRGTGGRGSRVFDVACNGQLLLKNFDILAENGSSPVVKTFDNIQATPEGTIELSFTPLVNYAIVNAIKLLPAN; this is translated from the coding sequence GTGGCTCCGTCGGCTCATTACCGCGTCAGGCTCTATTTCCGCGAGCCATGGTTTGGTAAAGAGAATAGGGGGACTGGCGGCCGAGGCAGCCGGGTCTTTGATGTAGCCTGCAATGGACAGCTACTTTTGAAGAACTTCGACATCCTTGCGGAGAACGGTTCCTCACCTGTGGTCAAGACCTTCGACAATATTCAGGCGACCCCAGAGGGCACGATAGAGCTCTCTTTCACGCCACTCGTAAACTACGCCATTGTGAACGCCATCAAGCTTCTTCCCGCAAACTAG